GCCTCAGCGATTCCGATCCCAAAAAGCCGGATCATTTCGAGTAACTCATCCGACCCTGATCATCCTTCTCCACAGCCTCCGACAGATCCTTTCCCGATCTGGATCAAGCGAGCCGACGTCCACAATACCCAATCCGGGGATGTCGAGCTTGTGCTATCTCCGGAGGAGCTTCGAATAACTCTGGCATCGCTCCACGGCAGGGGAATCTCCCGAGTAGTGCTGCAGCAGCACATTCCGGGGGATTTAATCAAGTTCTATGGGATCGGGAAGCCACTCGCGAGTCATCGAAAGGATGTGTGGTTTCAGTGGTTCTATCACCGGGATCAGGAATTGGCTCGGTATCCCTTTTCAGAGGAGGCGTTACAGACCCTTACGCAGCAGGCGGCTTCCGCCATCGGCCTTGAGGTGTACGGAGGCGATGCCATCGTCACGCCAGCCGGGGAGTTCTTTCTCATCGACATCAATGCCTGGCCTTCGTTTGCGTTGTTTCGCGAGGAGGCGGCTCCCCGGATTGCCGAATGGCTGCTGCATCGCCTGAGACAAGGAGCGCTCTCATGAAGCGAAATATTCCTGGAAAGCGGTCGAAGGCGATCTTCACCCGTGAGCAGCGCCACATGGCGCCTGGCCTGCAGTCGATTGCACTGTATTCCGGGCTGGCGATGGCGAGAGGGGAAGGGTGTATCCTGATCGACGAGGACGGCAACCGGTATCTCGATTTCATGGCCGGGATCGGCGTCGGGAGCATCGGGCATACGCATCCGCACTACGTCGAGGCGATGAAGGCCCAGATCGAGCGGCTGACGTTCGGTAGCTTCACCACTGAGAATCGAGCTCGGTTTCTCACGCTGTTGGCATCGGTGACACCGAGGGGGCTCAAGCAGATCCAGATGTATTCCAGCGGGGCGGAGGCGGTCGAGGCCGCCTTCCGACTTGCCAAGTCGGCGACGCAAAAGTTCGAGTTTGTCGGCTTCTGGGGCGGGTTCCACGGTAAGACCGGCGGGGTCCTTGGGCTGTTGGGGGATGACTTTAAAAAGCAGTTGGGGCCCTTTATGCCTGGCCTCTACAGCGCCCCGTATGCTAACTGTTATCGCTGTCCTTTGAAGCTCCGTTATCCAGACTGCGGCATCGCCTGCGCGGACTTCTTACGCCAGGTAATCCGGTATCAGACCCAGGGCGAGATTGCCGCGATCATCGTGGAACCGATTCAAGGGACTGCCGGAAATGTGATTCCGCCTCCAGGATTCTTGAACGCGGTACAGGCGATTGCCAAGGAGTGCGGCGCTCTGTTGATTGCCGACGAGATGCTCACGGGTTTCGGTCGTACCGGTTCGATGTGGGGATGCGATCACGAGCCGATTGTGCCGGACGTGATGACCGTCGGTAAAGGAATGGGCGGAGGGTTCCCGGTCAGCGGGGTGATCTCGACACAAAAGCTGATGGCCAGCAAGCCCTTCGGTAATCCGAGTGGAAGCTCTTCAAGCTATGGAGGTAATCCGCTCGCCTCAACAGCCGGGCTGGCCGCTCTCGAAGTGATCCTGAAGGATCAGCTTGTGGCAAATGCCAGGCACGTCGGCACGGTTATGCTGAAGCGGCTGCAGGCGATGAAGGAGAAATACCCGTTTGTGGGCGACGTCAGGGGTAGAGGGCTCTTGCTTGGGGTCGAGCTGGTCAAGGATAAGCAGACGAAGGAGCCGCTGCCGAAGCCGATTGCGCAAAGGTTGTTTCAGGCCTGCCTCCGAAGGGGACTGCTCGCCATGTGCTATTCCTATACCATCCGGATCAACCCGCCGCTTCCGATCACCGAGACGCAGGCGTTGGAAGGGCTGGACATCCTCGATGAGGCATTTGCCGAACTGGAAAAGAAAGAGTATAGGGGATGAAGATAGGGCATAGGGTGGAGGGTATAGGGTGGAGGAGTGAGAAGAATCGCCGGGTTTTCTTTACACCCTGCACCCTACATCCTGCATCCTGCATTTAATCATGTTGAACGGTGCCATCATTGGTTTGGGGAATGTGGCGGTCAATGGACACCTTCCCGGATGGGAAGGATGCGGGCAGGCTCGGATCGTTGCCGCCGCTGATGCTCTGCAGGAGCGGATCGTCGAGGCCGGACAGCGTCTTCCACAGGCCAGGCTCTACACCGAGGTCGAGGAGCTGCTTGCCTCCGAATCTCTCGACTTCCTCGATATCTGTACGCCCCCGGGAACCCATGCATCCCTCAGTCGGCTGGCCCTCGACAGGGGACTCCATGTGTTATGCGAGAAGCCCCTTGTGCTTTCCCCTGATGAGCTGCGATTAGTAAGGCGTGCTCAGGTAGAAAGCGGGCGAGTCCTGCATACCGTCCATAACTGGTTGTACGCGCCGATCATCTTGAAAGCAACGGACCTGATTCGGGAGGGGCGGATCGGGACAGTGCAGCACATAGACTGGCAGGTGATCCGTTGCGAACCGTCAGTCGCGGTACAGTCTTCCTCGTATTCCATCGAAAGAGCGGCGCGCGACCCTTCGTCCAAGCTCAGGACAGGCAACTGGCGGCTCGATCCGGCGATGGCGGGTGGCGGCATCCTGCTGGACCACGGTTGGCACGCCCTGTACATCATATTGCGCTGGCTTGATCACGACCCAAAGACGGTCGCTGCCTTACTCGAAAAGCGAGTGCATCCGGAATGGTCCGTTGAGGATACCGCCACCGTCCGGTTGAACTTTCCAGAGGCTGTGGCCGACATCTTTCTGACGTGGACCTCATCTTCGCGGAGTAACAGCGCTGTGATTGAGGGGACCTGTGGGGTGATCCGGGTCGATGACGACATCCTGCTCCTGGCAGGCGAGAGTGGCGAGCAGAGATGGAAATTCGAGCAGCCGCTCTCACAGGGCTCCCATCATCCGGACTGGTTCAGCCGCGTCAGAGACGACTTTTTGCGGGAGATTTCGGATGAGACGCAAAAAGGGACAAATCTGGCCGAGGCTTCGCTCTGCGCGCAGCTTCTGCATCTTGCCAAGGAATCGCACGGTCGAGGAGGTAAGGCGTTAGCCGTTAGCGGGTAGCCGAGAGCTGACGACTGAGCGCTGAACGCTTTCTTTCAGATGGCCAAGCAGGCAGTCACAATCGTGATCGTAATCTCAAAGGGCTCGGGCGACGTCAGTCCGGACACTGTTGTGGCCGGCGTCCCATTGCTTCGGCGGATTGTGATGGCCGCCTCCCGCGCGGGCAGTGACGAGATTGTTGTGATGGACACCGGCTGGCCAGGGCTCGCGAGGTTGATAGCAGGAACGCGGGCGGGACTGCTTTCTCCAGCCCAGCTCGCCGATCTGCCGATGCGTAACCGCACGCAGACGGATCGCCCGTACCCCAGCCGTATTCTGGTGCTTACCAGTAATCTCCTACCCCACCCCTCGCTACTCACGTATTTAACCGAGATGCCGTTACATATTGAGACGATGCATGTTCCTATAGACGGGATCGCTGCCGTTGAGACGGCTGATCCTCAGGTCATTTTGTCAATGATTGGGCGCGCCGATGATGATCGATTGCTGTTCTCTGCGCTGGAGCGGACCTACCAAAAGGCAGGCGCCCCTATGGACAACACGCGCTGCGTCCGGGTCTTAAACCGAGAGGACCTTTGTAGTGCCGAACGGTGGCTCTTGCGGGGCCTGATTAAAGATACGGAAGGCTTTATGTCAAAGCATGTCGAGCGGAAGATCTCACTGGCGGTTACCCGACGCCTTGTGGATACGGACATTACCCCGAACCAGATGACAGCCGTCAGTGTGGCGATAGGTGTGCTGGGAGCCCTCTTCTTCTTCTCAACCATGCCCGCGTATCAATTGACCGGCGCGCTCCTGTTTCTCCTGCATTCGATCCTGGACGGCTGCGATGGGGAGATCGCCAGACTCAAGTATCTGGAATCTCGACTGGGCGGCATTCTGGATTTCTGGGGAGATAATGCGGTGCACTCAGCGGTCTTTATGTGCATCGGTCTGGGATGGCAGATGGCCATCAAAGCCTCATTCCCTTTGGTCTTAGCAGCGTCCGCGGTGATCGGAACCCTCTTGTCGGCCGGTTTCGTCTACCGACAGACCATGCGGAACAAGACCGACGAAGGGCCGCTGTTTACCTCTGTCACCACCTCTGAAGCCCCATCTCGCCTCTCCACCATTGCCGATACTCTCGCAAGGCGGGATTTTATTTACCTCGTTGTTATCCTGTCAGCCTTCGGAAAGGCTCATTGGTTTCTGGTTCTGGCCGCCTTCGGCTCGCCGATTTTTTTCTTCGTATTACTGTGGACCTCACACAGGGAAAGGGTAAAGGCATGAGCGACAAGAGTTCTTTCTATCCTGAACTGATCAGGGAGATTAAGCCGGCCTCCGGTACGCTTGGGGTGCTGCTCCCGGGTCTTGGGGCGGTGGCTACGACCCTGATTGCGGGAGTCCACCTGATCAACAAAGGCGTGGCTCAGCCATACGGTTCTCTCACGCAGATGCAACGGATGCGCCTCGGCAAGCGAACCAGTCCCCGGTTTGCCCTGATCAAGGAGGTGGTTCCCCTCTCTGGCCTGAACGATCTGGTCTTTGCCGGTTGGGATATCTTTCCGGAAGACGCCTATCAGACCGCCTGCCATGCCGGGGTTCTGCCCAGGGAGTTGCTGGACCAGGTCAAAGACCGGCTGGAATCCGTCAGGCCATGGCCGGCGGTCTTTGAACAGGCCTACGTGCGGAGGCTTTCTGGGCCACATCTCAAATCCGGGCCGAGCAAGAAGCACCTGGCGGATATGCTGGTCGAGGATATCGAGACATTCCGCCTGAGAGAGGGAATCCAGCGGGCCGTCATGATCTGGTGCGGATCCACGGAGGTCTTCACGCAGCCGACCCCCGTGCATGAGACGATCGAGGCCTTTGAGGCCGGCCTGAAGGCGAACGCTCCGGAAATCTCCCCATGTATGATCTACGCCTATGCCGCCATCTCGGCCGGTGTCCCCTTTGCGAACGGGTCGCCTAATCTGGCAGTGGATATCCCGGCGTTGGTCGAGTACGCCCGCCGGCGTCACGTTCCGATCGCTGGAAAAGACTTTAAGACTGGCCAGACCTTTCTGAAAACCGTGGTCGCACCCGGGCTACAGGCCAAGATGCTGGGGTTGGCTGGCTGGTTTTCCACCAATATCCTGGGTAATAGGGACGGCGAGGTGCTGGATGATCAGGGATCGTTCAAAACGAAAGAGGTGAGTAAGGGTTCGGTGCTTGGCGCGATTCTGCAGCCGGAGCTCTATCCGGAGCTGTATGGCCAGGTTTTTCACAAGGTCCGCATTGAGTATTATCCGCCGCGTGGCGACGCCAAGGAGGGGTGGGACAACATCGACATCTTCGGTTGGCTCGGCCAGCCGATGCAGATCAAGATCAACTTCCTCTGTCGGGATTCTATCCTGGCAGCGCCGGTGGTTCTGGACCTTACGCTGTTTCTGGATCTGGCTCAACGAGCCGGATTATCGGGTATTCAGGAGTGGCTCTCGTTCTACTTCAAATCTCCGATGGCCCGAGCAGACCTGAAGCCGGAGCACGACCTGTTTATCCAGCATCTGAAGCTGACCAACACCTTACGCATCCTGGTCGGAGAGGAGGTGCTTGATCACTCCGGGCTTGATTACTACGAATCCGGAGATGCGTATCGAGTGGGCATGGGCGGGGCCTGAGCCTGTCCTGAGTGGTTCGACATAGCTCATCACAGGCTCCGCGAAAGGGCGGCGCGGCTACATCGACTCTTTCTTCGTCGCCGGTCCCAGCCCTTCCGACTCTCGCTTGAGCCGCATCTTTTTGACAAGGGCCTCGTACGACTGGCCCCGGATGACCTTATCGAACTGGATTCGGTAATTCCCCACGATGCTCACCTCGTCGATGACCACGTCGCAGGGAATCCAGGCATTGCCTCGACGAACGAGGGTAAAGTCCACAAAGGTCGGCTCGTTCCGTTTCGAGAGGAACTTGGTCTTGACGACGGCGTCCTGCGCATCGATCTGTTCCGAGAGGTAGGTCACGTGCTGGTCGCCAAGGTGATCGACGACTAATGTGGTATAGGATTCAACGAACAGGTCCCCGAACAACTCAACGAAATCCTTTCGTTCCTGACCTGATCGCTTCGCCCAGTGATTGGCCAGCGAGCGGCGCGCCATCTCCTGCAAGTCGAACCAGCGCAAGATCCGCTCCTTCACCATCGACTTTCGCGCTGCCTCCTTTGTCTTCTCTTGCAGAGTGGGGTCCTGCACAATAGCGGTAAGCTGATCCAGTTCGGTCTTCACCTGATCGGTGGTTCCGCTCGCGAAGGCGAACCCCACAAAGATCGACAATCCCAGGGTCAGCACTCCACTCAACAGTCCTGTTCGCACGGATACCCTCATCGCGCTTGACATGTTACTTCTCCTTTGAGTTGAATATCGTATCCTGTTCTATGAGTCCGGAACCCGAAATCGCCTTTTTTGATGGGTGTCTGGCAACAACGGTGAGAAGGGCCGGCAGCACAACCACAGAGACCAACAGGACGGCCCCCACCCCCAGCGTCACCAAAAGACCGATGCTGTATGCGCCGCGGTGGTGAGCCATAAGGAGGCTGCCGAAGCCGATCATGGTTGTCAACGATGAGAGCACGACGCCTTTCCCGATGCTCTTTGGCAGTATGGCGGCCTCCCCCTCTTCTCGGAAGCGATGGATGATCAATAGGCCGTTTTCCACTCCTGGCGCCACAATCAGCGGAATGATAATTAAGTTGGCCAGATTGAACTTCAAATGAAAGAGTTCCATCAGGCCGGCGATCCAGATGGCTCCGATCAGCAGCGGGACCTTAGCCAGTAGGAAGTAGCGTAGATCGCGCAGATTCAGCAAGAACAGCGCAGCCACCCCGATCAAGGCGTAGATCGCCACATGCTGATACCCGCGCTTCATCGCCGAGATCACCTCGAACCCCTTGACCGGGTCGCCGACGGCGTCTGGATCCACTGATCGTAACTCACTGACGAACGTAATCTGCGTGGCAAACTCCCACGGGTCACCCTTGGGGTAGACCCGAATCAGGTACGAACCGTCCCGCCCCACAAACTGCTTTTTCAGATCGTTCGGCACATCATCGAGCCCAACCGAACCGGAGGCGACCGCGCTGTCGAGGCGCGACATCTTATCATAGAAATCGTCGAAGAGTTTATCCTGAAAGATGGTAAGTCTGCGACGGACCTCGGTGTTGCCGCGCTGCTGGATCCGGCGCTCAAACCGATCGACTAGGCTCCGCACCCGTGCCATCTGCTCCAGGGGCGGTTTTTCCTTCCCGGTCCACTTTTCCGCGTCCTCGGCTGCCAACATCTTGGCCTTGATCCGCTGCAGCGTATTCAGCAGCTCATCGAGATCAACCGGTTCCAGCCTGGAAAGTTTTGAGAGGTCGACCCCAGACAGTAACGGTTTCAGCTCACGAGCCAGCATAAGCTTGCGCTCCTGATCCTCCGGGATGAGCATCGCGATACTTTCCACCCTACTCACCGAGGGGAGGGCTTCGAGAGTTTTCGTCTTTGTTCTGACCTCTTCGAGACTTTCAGCCAGGATGACCCCATAAATGTTCGAACGCTCCGACTGTCGGATGATCTTCAGCTCCCAGTCGACCGACTCAGTTCCTTCCGCCTGAAGATGGAGCACGTTGCCGTCGAATTCGATGCGGTTCATCGCATACAGGGCTGCCAGCGTACCGATTGTCGACAGGAGTAGGACGGTGCGTGGCCGGCGATAACAGAATTCCATAAAATCCGGGGGTTTCGGCAGGTGCGGCAGCGGGAAATGGGCTTCACCGATTTTAACCTCAATAGCGTGCCCTTCGGCTGCGGCGACAGCGCGTCTCGCCGAACCATCTACAGCGGATCGTTTATCCCACAATAGCAGTAGTGGAGGCAATACGACAAAGGTCGAAACCAGCGTCAGCAACAGGCCGCACCCGGTGATCAGACCCAACTCCTGCAATACGCCGACACCAGTCAGAAGAAGGGCAAAGAGGCCGACAGAGGTCGTGATGGCCGCGTGCAGAATCCCCGGACCGGCGCCCTCGAACGCCTGTTCCAACGACTCATGAACGGTGTGACCCCCGCCTCGCTCCTCTTCATACCGGGCTACGAGATGGATCCCGTAGTCCATCCCGATGCCGATCAGCATCGGCGCCAGCACCATCGACATCATGTTCAGATGGCCGACCGTCACGGCGGCGAATCCGAAGGCCCAACAGACCCCCATGACCAGCGCAATCAGTCCCATGACAGGTCTGACCACACTGCGAAACACCAGCACTACCAGCAGGGCGACACCGCCAAGTGAGACGAGGGTCATCAGGCCGGAATCCCGTTGCGCGGCGGTTACCTCATCGTACTCAAGAGCAGGACCGCCCGTCACCCCGGCTTTGACCCCGGGATATCGGGATTGCAGCGACCGGATCTCCCGACGGATCGACTGAATCGGCCGCTCAAACTTGTGCAGGCTTGTCGTATCTGCCTTCACGGTAGCCAGGACAAAAAGGAGCTGTTTGTTGTCGGACCACAGATAACCTTCCCGGTCGCCGTTGTCCTCCGCTTCGACCATGAACTGTTTCCACGGCGAGGTATAGCTTCGAGGACCGCTTGCCCAGGCTTCAAGCTGCGTGAGCAGCGCGATAAGCGGCTGAAGCTCCACGGGACGTTTGACCTCGCCCTCGTCCTCTTCGCCCAGGAAGCCGGTAAACAGACGACCGACTAATGCCGAACTGATCTCTCGGTGGATCAGTTGAAACAGGCGATTCACGCCTGGTCTGGCTGATAGCTCGTTGAGGAGCAAACTGTGTTCTGAAAGCTTCTCATGCAGATCGCCGAGCTGTTTCGGGGTCAAGTACATCAGAAAATAATCCTCTAATGACGTGAGATCAAAACGATAGATGACCTCCTCGATATCCGCCAACGCCTCCAGCCGTCCTGCAAGGACAGCAGCGTAGCGCTTCGCCTGTTCCTGGTCGGCGGCCTCTACGACGATCACGACTCGGTCCGGGTCGCCGAACGCCTGATTATAGCGTTCCTGAACCTGGCCGACTCTGCCGCCGAGAGAGGACATCGCCTGATGGGTGGAGGTAAAGCTCAGCCGGCCAATCGCCACCCAGATTGAGAGCAGTGTAAGCAGTATTGCAGCAACCAGTGTCGTTCTGGGGTAGGCGAGTACTGTATAGGACAACAGCTTTCGAAGACTCATCCGGCAGGCCTCACGTCCGACAGTGTGCTCCAATGAAAGGCATTCTCGGGATCATTCGGCGATCGAAGCGATCACACGCTGCTTCCCCCAGCGATTCGATCGACAGCCTGGCACGCTCAATCTCCGCCAGAAACTGACCCAGCCCCGATCGGGATCGATCCGGATCATACGCGTTGACTTTTTCAACTCCTTCTATCAGGAGGGAAAGCGCACCCCCAAGATTCCGGTTCTCGAGGTGGTAAAAGCCGACCGCGATTTGGATGAGCCCCTGCAGAAGAAGGCGTATCCCCCCCTCTTGCGTGAGCCATACCGTCTCGAGAATTTCATGCACCTCGAAGAAAAGACCCTCATTAAACAGGTATGCAGCCTCTTCCAGCGCCCGCTCCACCGGGCCGGCTGAGCCCAACCTCCGCCGTGATACCAGTTCCAACACCCGGCAATAGGCATTAATCCTGTCCGTTGCGGCGGACAGTTCCGCTTGTAGCTCATCCCCAGCGGCTGGCTGCCTCTGCCTGCTCATTATATCCCCAAACGAGCGCCGCAGATACAGCGATGCGGTCCGATTTTCCATTCGGAGCGCCTCCTTCAACAGCTCGCTCAGCCGGTCGCGAAGCTCGATGCTGCGGATCGGAGGCAGAATGGTTCGCATCATACATCCGGCGGCCTGCTTGAACCGGCCTCCAGCGCCCAAGTCGTTTCAGGCACCTTGTGACTTCCGCTTGGCCATCTCCTCTTCGCGTAAGGTTCGACGGAGCGCCTTCCCCACGACTGTTTTCGGTAGCTCCTGCCTGAACTCCACTAGGGTGGGTACCTTATGCTTTGCCATCCTCTGCTTGCAAAAGTCGATGATCTCTTGTTCGGTGGCGCGCTCGCCCTCTTTCAGAACGATATAGACCTTGACCGTCTCTCCACGGTATGGGTCAGGCAGGCCGACCGCCACTACCTCTTTGACCTTTAGATGTTCATACAGCGGCTCTTCAACCTCCCGGGGATAGACATTAAAGCCGCCCGCGATGATCATCTCTTTTTTACGATCTACGATAGTGAAGTAGCCCTGCTCATCCATGAAACCGATGTCGCCCGTGTACAACCATCCATCTCGAAGCACCATAGCGGTCTCGTTCGGCTGATTCCAATATCCTGCCATTACCTGAGGGCCCTTGACCACCACCTCGCCGATCTCTTGAGGCGGCAGCATACGCTCACCAGTCTCGATATCGACGATCATGGCGTCGGTGTCCGGGAGCGGCAGACCGATCGTCCCGATCTTCCGAGCGCCAAAGAGCGGGTTGGCGTGAGTGACCGGAGAGGCTTCGGTGAGACCGAACCCCTCTACAAGGCGAGCGCCGGTCAACGCTTCGAACCTGTTCGCCACCTCGACCGGTAGTGGCGCGGCCCCACTCAAGCAGGCTTTGATCGAATGGAGATCGTACCCGCCTACCTCCGGGTCATTATTGATGGCCACATACATCGTCGGGACACCGGGGAAAAGGGTGGGGCGGTACTTGGCGATCGTCTTCAGGACTTCCGGTACCTTGAATTGCGGTAAGAGCACCATCGTGTGACCCAGCGAGATGCAGAGGTTCATCACTACCGTCATCCCATAGACGTGGAAGAACGGGATCGCCCCAAGGAAGACCTCGATCCTGTTCTTCTCCCCTTCGACTGAGCTCAAGGCGGGCTTCACCATCCACGCGCCGGTCTGTATCGTATTGGCGATCAGATTCCTGTGTGTCAGCACGGCTCCCTTCGCCAGACCTGTCGTGCCGCCGGTGTACTGCAGCAGCGCTGGATCATCCGGGCCGACCATGATTGCGGGGGACGTTGTAGGAGCTGAACTAAGTACTTCCGAAAACCATTCCGTTCCCGGTTGTCGCTCTACAGCAGGTCTGTGCCCCTGCGGTTTCTCCTTCAGGAGGGTGAACAACAGCCGGAGCAGGGGCGGGAAATACTCCTTGATATTTGTCACGATGATCCGCTTGAGACCGGTCTTTGGCGCGACCTCTCTAACGAGCGGGTAGAGCTTTGACAATACCACGATGGTCTCTGCGCCGGAATCGTTCAGTTGGTGCGTGAGCTCTCGCGTGGAGTAAAGCGGGCTGGTCGAGACCGCGAGACCTCCTGCGCGCAGCGTTCCGTAGTAGGCGATGACCATCTGAGGGCAGTTCGGGAGCAAGAGCGCCACCCTGTCGCCCTTCGTCAGTCCCCGGTCTGCGAGGGCGGCGGCAAACCGTGCGGCAGCCTCATCCAGGGCGCGATAGGTCAGTCTCCTGCCATAGAAGATGATCGCATTCCGGTCCGGATACTTCTGAGCGGAGACCGAGAGGAAGCGATGGAGCGGGATATCCGGATACTCGAGGCGTCTTGGAACCCACTGATCATAGTGGACGAACCAGGGTCGGTCGAGGCCTTGGTTCGTGGCGACAACTGTGTCAGCCAATCCGCACTCCTTTAACTTCCGGTAATCTCTTCGCCTATCAACGAAACGGCCGCCCGTGTGATACAACATCCCCGGATAGTGGTTGGAGCCTGTGTAGAATATCCGAGACTCCTTTAAAGCGGCCAGTGGGATCGGACACTTACCGACCCTTCGGCATCTCAGTATTCGATAGGCATGGGAGTGTTGTCTTGCGGAACGGCACTTCAGAGGATAACGTAAAGCAGCGCGGATTCGCAACCAGAAAACTTCTTGCCGATTAGGTCAGGGCATGACGTAAAAGGTCGGGTCTATCAGTGATGATCCCGTCTATTCCGAGATCAATAAAGTGGCGCATCTGAGCAGGCTCGTTTACCACCCAGACAACAAGTTGAAGCCCGGAGGCACGGCAGGCATCAATTTCTGTTTTTGTCACAAGGCTGCACTCGAGAGCCATGGCGTCTACTTTGCTGGGGCCGGCTACCGCCGACATCGACATGGGTCGCCCCACGAGCAAGGCGGCGGTCCGTAGGCAGGGCTCCAGCTCTTTTAGCCTGAACAGCGCATGATGATCGAAAGACGCGACGGCTACCTGCGAGAGGACCTGATGCTCGCGCAAGGCCGACACCACCCGCTCCTCGATGCCGGGAAAGAAGGCTGATCCCGCCTTGACCTCAAGTGCGAGCGGGACCTTTCCAGCAAAACGATCGAGGACCTCAGCAAGTGTGGGGATACGCTGGCCGGCGAAGCTTTCGCCGAACCAGCGTCCGGCATCCAACTGCTTCAGTTCCTGCAGGCTGTGGGTATGGACCGGCCCCCGGCCATCGGTAGTCCGATCCAGCGTGACATCATGAATGACGACCAACTCGCCATCGCGGCTGACGTGGAGGTCCAACTCGATGGCGTCGGCTCCCAGCTCGACTGCCTTTTCAAAGGCTGCCATCGTATTCTCCGGCGCCTGCGCCGACGCCCCTCGGTGCGCGATATTCAGCGTCATGACACTCCTCCTAATCTCACGTCCCACCCAGCTACCGGTCTGCCCTTTGGCTAGCCTGCGTGTTCGCCCAACCTCTGTACATTGCTGTCAAATCTCTCTTGACGTCTACTCGCGCCGTGCCGCGAAGTGAGTAGATCGAGGCTCGAGAGAGGAGGGCACCGGAGGTGTACGTGTTTGTACATTGAGGATGCCCGACGACCGAGAACGATGAGATGCGACGTTTCACGGTACGGCGCTAGATGACCAGGACCAGCTTGCCGAAAAGCTTACGGTCCTCCATCGCACATTGCGCCGCAGCGGCCTCCTTGAGCGGAAAGACCCGATCCACTACCGGCTTCAGCGTCCCGCGTGCGAGTTCCTGTACGATCCGCAGCAGATCGGCTTTGGGACCCATGAAGCCGCCCATGATCGACGCCTGGCGCATGAAGAGGTATCGGATGTCGGTTTGGGCCAGATGGCCGGCTGTGGCGCCGCAGGTCACCAGGCGGCCTCCAACGGCCAGGACCGGAATCAGCTTTTCGAACACAGCGCCCCCTACATGCTCGAAGATCACGTCCGCCCCTCGCTTGACCGTAAGACGCCGAATCTCGGCGACAAGGTCCTGGTTGACATAATTGATTCCGTCGTCAGCGCCCAGCGCCCTGGCCTTGTCAAGCTTCTCGTCGCTGCCGGCGGCGGCGATGACGCGAGCGCCGAACAGTTTGGCGATCTGGATG
Above is a window of Candidatus Methylomirabilis tolerans DNA encoding:
- a CDS encoding aspartate aminotransferase family protein, with product MAAASPETRSALMKRNIPGKRSKAIFTREQRHMAPGLQSIALYSGLAMARGEGCILIDEDGNRYLDFMAGIGVGSIGHTHPHYVEAMKAQIERLTFGSFTTENRARFLTLLASVTPRGLKQIQMYSSGAEAVEAAFRLAKSATQKFEFVGFWGGFHGKTGGVLGLLGDDFKKQLGPFMPGLYSAPYANCYRCPLKLRYPDCGIACADFLRQVIRYQTQGEIAAIIVEPIQGTAGNVIPPPGFLNAVQAIAKECGALLIADEMLTGFGRTGSMWGCDHEPIVPDVMTVGKGMGGGFPVSGVISTQKLMASKPFGNPSGSSSSYGGNPLASTAGLAALEVILKDQLVANARHVGTVMLKRLQAMKEKYPFVGDVRGRGLLLGVELVKDKQTKEPLPKPIAQRLFQACLRRGLLAMCYSYTIRINPPLPITETQALEGLDILDEAFAELEKKEYRG
- a CDS encoding Gfo/Idh/MocA family oxidoreductase, with protein sequence MLNGAIIGLGNVAVNGHLPGWEGCGQARIVAAADALQERIVEAGQRLPQARLYTEVEELLASESLDFLDICTPPGTHASLSRLALDRGLHVLCEKPLVLSPDELRLVRRAQVESGRVLHTVHNWLYAPIILKATDLIREGRIGTVQHIDWQVIRCEPSVAVQSSSYSIERAARDPSSKLRTGNWRLDPAMAGGGILLDHGWHALYIILRWLDHDPKTVAALLEKRVHPEWSVEDTATVRLNFPEAVADIFLTWTSSSRSNSAVIEGTCGVIRVDDDILLLAGESGEQRWKFEQPLSQGSHHPDWFSRVRDDFLREISDETQKGTNLAEASLCAQLLHLAKESHGRGGKALAVSG
- a CDS encoding CDP-alcohol phosphatidyltransferase family protein, yielding MAKQAVTIVIVISKGSGDVSPDTVVAGVPLLRRIVMAASRAGSDEIVVMDTGWPGLARLIAGTRAGLLSPAQLADLPMRNRTQTDRPYPSRILVLTSNLLPHPSLLTYLTEMPLHIETMHVPIDGIAAVETADPQVILSMIGRADDDRLLFSALERTYQKAGAPMDNTRCVRVLNREDLCSAERWLLRGLIKDTEGFMSKHVERKISLAVTRRLVDTDITPNQMTAVSVAIGVLGALFFFSTMPAYQLTGALLFLLHSILDGCDGEIARLKYLESRLGGILDFWGDNAVHSAVFMCIGLGWQMAIKASFPLVLAASAVIGTLLSAGFVYRQTMRNKTDEGPLFTSVTTSEAPSRLSTIADTLARRDFIYLVVILSAFGKAHWFLVLAAFGSPIFFFVLLWTSHRERVKA
- a CDS encoding inositol-3-phosphate synthase, with protein sequence MSDKSSFYPELIREIKPASGTLGVLLPGLGAVATTLIAGVHLINKGVAQPYGSLTQMQRMRLGKRTSPRFALIKEVVPLSGLNDLVFAGWDIFPEDAYQTACHAGVLPRELLDQVKDRLESVRPWPAVFEQAYVRRLSGPHLKSGPSKKHLADMLVEDIETFRLREGIQRAVMIWCGSTEVFTQPTPVHETIEAFEAGLKANAPEISPCMIYAYAAISAGVPFANGSPNLAVDIPALVEYARRRHVPIAGKDFKTGQTFLKTVVAPGLQAKMLGLAGWFSTNILGNRDGEVLDDQGSFKTKEVSKGSVLGAILQPELYPELYGQVFHKVRIEYYPPRGDAKEGWDNIDIFGWLGQPMQIKINFLCRDSILAAPVVLDLTLFLDLAQRAGLSGIQEWLSFYFKSPMARADLKPEHDLFIQHLKLTNTLRILVGEEVLDHSGLDYYESGDAYRVGMGGA
- a CDS encoding ABC transporter substrate-binding protein, which gives rise to MSSAMRVSVRTGLLSGVLTLGLSIFVGFAFASGTTDQVKTELDQLTAIVQDPTLQEKTKEAARKSMVKERILRWFDLQEMARRSLANHWAKRSGQERKDFVELFGDLFVESYTTLVVDHLGDQHVTYLSEQIDAQDAVVKTKFLSKRNEPTFVDFTLVRRGNAWIPCDVVIDEVSIVGNYRIQFDKVIRGQSYEALVKKMRLKRESEGLGPATKKESM